One Paenibacillus sp. FSL H7-0737 DNA segment encodes these proteins:
- a CDS encoding DIP1984 family protein yields the protein MKLAEALVKRSDLTRKIAQLKQRLERVVKVQEGEEPAEQPEALLQELERAVNEQTILIRVINRSPMR from the coding sequence CTGAAACTTGCGGAAGCGTTAGTGAAGCGAAGTGATCTAACCCGTAAAATCGCGCAGCTAAAGCAGCGGCTAGAGCGAGTCGTTAAAGTTCAAGAGGGTGAGGAGCCGGCTGAACAACCTGAAGCTCTTTTGCAGGAGTTAGAAAGAGCTGTGAATGAACAGACGATTTTGATCCGAGTGATCAATCGATCGCCGATGCGCTAG
- a CDS encoding DIP1984 family protein: protein MLQLRKLLSDLLEQTSITQDRYSRSEVRFQRTVDVAQIQKQMDELKLEN from the coding sequence ATGCTACAGCTACGCAAGCTGCTTAGCGATTTGCTTGAACAGACTTCCATTACTCAGGATCGTTACAGTCGCTCGGAGGTTCGTTTTCAAAGAACGGTAGATGTCGCTCAGATTCAGAAGCAGATGGATGAGTTGAAGTTGGAAAACTGA
- a CDS encoding DegV family protein: MTMKSIAWVTDSTSIIDPEFAKNNHVYIIPLRIIINNECYKENIDITIDDFYEKMRQHEKVGSSQPPIGEFIELYERLKEEYDEIIAVHLSSELSGTYNASMQGAEIAEANVIGIDAKVGAYPIREMIMRGIHWQKKGLSGLEIKAKIENIIENMSFYLIPASLTQLHRSGRVSGSQFVLSQLLRINLLLRFDEGKVVVVEKIRTMKKTQQALLEIFKQDVGLVSDVCIMHSNNLEMALKLEEDIKAMAPDIRTEIMTYIPAVAVHAGEGTVGLSWIKNTSINSIHPGAAPLVFPEALFA, encoded by the coding sequence ATGACCATGAAATCAATTGCCTGGGTAACCGACAGTACAAGTATCATAGATCCGGAGTTCGCTAAGAATAATCATGTGTATATTATTCCGTTACGGATTATTATTAACAACGAATGTTATAAAGAGAATATAGATATTACGATCGATGACTTCTATGAGAAAATGCGCCAGCATGAAAAGGTAGGCAGCTCACAGCCTCCAATCGGTGAGTTTATTGAGCTATACGAACGGTTGAAGGAAGAATACGATGAAATTATTGCTGTACATCTTTCTTCAGAGCTCAGTGGCACTTACAATGCTTCGATGCAAGGCGCCGAAATAGCGGAGGCCAATGTAATTGGAATTGATGCCAAGGTTGGCGCTTATCCAATCCGAGAAATGATCATGCGCGGTATACATTGGCAGAAGAAGGGTCTTTCTGGACTAGAAATTAAAGCGAAGATTGAAAATATTATTGAGAATATGTCTTTTTACTTAATTCCTGCAAGCTTGACACAGCTTCATCGCAGTGGACGTGTTTCTGGATCACAATTTGTACTTAGCCAATTGCTGCGTATAAACTTGCTGCTTCGTTTTGACGAAGGGAAGGTCGTTGTTGTGGAGAAAATCCGTACAATGAAGAAGACGCAACAAGCGCTTTTGGAGATATTTAAACAGGATGTAGGGCTTGTTAGTGATGTATGTATCATGCATTCGAATAATTTAGAGATGGCACTCAAGCTAGAAGAGGACATCAAAGCAATGGCGCCTGACATACGAACTGAGATTATGACCTATATTCCTGCTGTGGCTGTTCATGCGGGTGAGGGTACTGTAGGGCTGTCCTGGATCAAGAACACTAGCATCAATAGTATTCATCCGGGTGCTGCGCCTTTAGTCTTCCCTGAAGCGTTATTTGCATAG
- a CDS encoding threonine/serine exporter family protein yields the protein MILQLITSFIAAATFCILFNAPKRSLLQCGFAGMVGWMVYVLLNVEFGPVVATFAASVIVGIVSQFFARSFKMPVIIFSVGGIIPLVPGGLAYDAMRKFVEEDYTLAVEIAVRALMLSGAIAAGLVLSDVIGQMFRRRAIK from the coding sequence ATGATTTTGCAACTTATAACCAGTTTTATCGCCGCGGCAACCTTCTGTATTCTATTTAATGCGCCTAAGCGCTCACTACTACAGTGTGGTTTTGCCGGAATGGTGGGCTGGATGGTGTATGTGCTTCTTAATGTAGAGTTCGGGCCTGTTGTAGCTACGTTTGCAGCTAGTGTAATAGTGGGCATCGTCAGCCAATTTTTTGCGCGATCCTTCAAAATGCCGGTTATTATTTTTAGTGTAGGTGGTATTATCCCGCTTGTTCCGGGTGGTCTCGCTTACGATGCTATGCGTAAATTTGTGGAAGAGGACTATACTCTGGCTGTTGAAATCGCTGTTCGGGCATTAATGCTCTCTGGAGCCATTGCAGCTGGACTTGTGCTAAGTGATGTAATTGGACAAATGTTCCGTCGTCGTGCAATCAAATAA
- a CDS encoding threonine/serine exporter family protein has translation MDSTSNTNTTYYEIVDLCLLAGKIMLQNGAETSRVEDTMTRMAGSLGFPGAHSYVTPTVIMFTTNRIEPVKLYRIAERTTDLQKVSEVNDISRRLSERQITAEEARAKLGEVDEASPVYPVWLQILAAALTGACFTVMFKGSLWDALPALPISGLGFAAVIYLHRLVQTKFFAEFSASFLIGLLAFCSVKLGIGQEMDKIIIGSVMPLVPGLLITNAVRDLMAGHLVSGISKGADAFLTAFAIGTGIGLVLSLF, from the coding sequence TTGGATAGCACGAGCAACACTAACACTACGTATTATGAAATCGTTGATCTCTGTCTTCTTGCTGGCAAGATCATGCTGCAGAATGGTGCAGAAACATCCAGAGTTGAAGATACGATGACACGAATGGCAGGATCCCTCGGGTTCCCAGGAGCACATAGCTATGTGACGCCAACCGTTATTATGTTCACCACAAATAGAATAGAACCTGTTAAGTTATACAGAATTGCGGAGCGAACAACAGATCTGCAGAAGGTATCGGAGGTCAATGACATTTCTCGGCGTCTAAGCGAACGTCAGATTACAGCTGAGGAAGCTCGTGCAAAATTAGGAGAAGTCGATGAAGCCTCACCTGTCTATCCCGTATGGCTGCAGATCTTAGCAGCCGCCCTTACTGGTGCTTGCTTCACCGTTATGTTTAAAGGCAGTTTGTGGGATGCTCTCCCCGCCTTGCCGATTTCCGGACTGGGCTTCGCTGCGGTCATTTATCTGCATCGTTTAGTGCAGACTAAATTCTTCGCAGAGTTTTCTGCTTCCTTCCTGATCGGACTTCTAGCCTTCTGTTCTGTAAAGCTGGGGATTGGTCAAGAAATGGACAAAATCATTATCGGCTCCGTTATGCCTCTAGTACCCGGACTACTCATTACAAATGCCGTTCGTGATCTGATGGCCGGTCATCTGGTCTCAGGCATATCCAAGGGAGCAGATGCCTTTCTAACTGCATTTGCGATCGGTACAGGTATCGGGCTTGTACTATCACTATTTTAA
- a CDS encoding DNA polymerase IV encodes MNKERVIMLSDCQSFYASVEKASNPQYSNKPLIVAGDPARRSGIVLAACPIAKSYGITTAETLKEALAKCPEVIVVRPHMQQYIDVSSQITDILRKFSDQVEPYSIDEQFIDISGSLSLFGSPREIATAIQDLIRRNTGVRARIGIGYSKVTAKMACDLWAKKNADGIFTLANEELPNVLWPLPISELFMVGRRMSAHFQSMGITTIGHLAQMPLSELKWRMREKFHKKCDIDAELYWRIANGIDDSPVSPSTYEVAPKSVGHQMTLPRDYYKLQDIKTIILELSELVCRRCRKLKVHGAVVSIGCQGASFDDPTGFSRQTTMSDPTNATLLVYEAALSLFKLHWDGQPVRRIHLSLSNLSDESQYQLTLFESRPRYRELERATDALKNKYGETIIGRAASFTDAGQLKDRSGKIGGHYK; translated from the coding sequence ATGAATAAAGAGCGTGTCATTATGCTATCTGATTGCCAAAGCTTCTATGCCTCTGTGGAAAAAGCCTCTAATCCGCAGTACAGCAATAAGCCGCTGATCGTTGCTGGAGACCCAGCTAGACGGAGCGGTATTGTGCTGGCTGCCTGCCCTATAGCCAAATCCTATGGCATTACTACCGCTGAGACGTTGAAGGAAGCGCTGGCAAAATGCCCCGAAGTCATCGTGGTCAGACCACATATGCAGCAATATATCGATGTCTCCTCTCAAATCACAGATATTCTACGTAAGTTTAGCGACCAGGTAGAACCTTATTCTATCGATGAACAGTTTATTGATATCAGCGGTAGCCTCAGCTTATTTGGCAGTCCAAGGGAGATCGCTACCGCCATTCAGGATCTAATTCGTAGAAACACAGGTGTGCGTGCGCGCATCGGCATTGGATATTCCAAGGTTACCGCCAAAATGGCTTGCGACCTGTGGGCCAAGAAGAACGCGGATGGTATATTCACCCTCGCTAACGAGGAGCTTCCGAATGTGCTCTGGCCTCTCCCCATTAGCGAGCTGTTCATGGTAGGTCGCCGCATGTCCGCCCATTTCCAAAGCATGGGTATTACGACAATTGGACATTTGGCACAGATGCCGCTAAGCGAGCTGAAATGGCGCATGAGGGAGAAATTCCACAAAAAATGTGATATCGACGCCGAGCTATATTGGCGGATAGCCAATGGCATCGATGACAGCCCCGTGAGCCCAAGCACCTATGAAGTCGCACCCAAGAGTGTCGGGCACCAAATGACGCTTCCAAGGGATTACTATAAGCTGCAAGATATTAAGACCATCATTCTTGAGCTATCTGAGCTTGTATGTAGACGTTGCCGCAAATTGAAAGTACATGGTGCAGTCGTGTCTATCGGCTGCCAAGGTGCCAGCTTTGATGACCCCACAGGCTTCTCAAGACAAACTACAATGAGCGATCCTACAAATGCCACCCTGCTTGTATATGAGGCAGCTCTTTCTCTCTTCAAGCTCCACTGGGACGGTCAGCCTGTGCGTAGAATCCACTTAAGCCTGTCCAATCTATCTGACGAAAGCCAGTACCAGCTAACCCTATTTGAGTCTCGCCCTCGCTATCGTGAACTCGAACGTGCGACCGATGCCCTCAAGAATAAATATGGGGAGACGATCATTGGGCGAGCAGCTTCTTTTACAGATGCCGGGCAGCTTAAGGACAGATCTGGAAAGATCGGCGGACACTATAAATAA
- a CDS encoding YitT family protein, whose amino-acid sequence MLNMRPLRYLIILLGSLLVAAGTNFFLVPYKILDGGIIGIALIINYLSGAKIGVAIILCSFPIFLLAWLKERDIFYNSVLGLLISSFLIELLGPFQYHFLYYFEFGSISSAIIGGFLMGTGLGIMLRFKASTGGTDLLAQFIKRYVPLNLGFIIFLTDFMIIGAGGLLISKETFFHSILTIISGGVATGLCTLETK is encoded by the coding sequence ATGTTAAATATGCGGCCATTAAGATACCTTATCATACTTTTAGGAAGCTTACTCGTTGCTGCGGGAACTAATTTTTTTCTCGTACCATATAAAATCTTGGATGGGGGAATAATAGGGATAGCCCTCATTATTAATTATTTATCCGGCGCTAAAATTGGCGTAGCTATAATTCTCTGCAGCTTTCCTATCTTTCTGCTCGCTTGGTTAAAGGAACGCGATATCTTTTACAACAGTGTACTCGGCCTATTGATCTCATCATTTCTGATCGAGCTTCTCGGTCCTTTCCAATATCACTTTCTATATTATTTTGAGTTTGGTTCCATTTCTAGCGCCATTATTGGCGGTTTTTTGATGGGAACGGGACTTGGGATTATGCTGCGGTTTAAAGCAAGTACGGGGGGCACCGATCTGCTCGCTCAATTTATAAAAAGGTATGTCCCGCTGAACCTTGGATTCATCATTTTTTTGACCGACTTTATGATTATCGGCGCGGGAGGACTCCTGATTTCCAAGGAAACCTTCTTCCACTCCATCCTCACGATTATCTCTGGGGGCGTGGCTACGGGTCTATGCACACTTGAGACGAAATAA
- a CDS encoding helix-turn-helix transcriptional regulator — protein MGLSFIHFAAPPFPYFLECNRTVYQPGDQHPNRSHIGVFDLLIVEQGCLFIGEDHNQWEVSAGHTLLLLPDRYHYSVKPCDETTSFIWIHFHTLADWSSSEGGPVYINRETHFRQFLTHPYTIRVPQFGPLPDPFERSGQAEMLLQLSTGRRSSAVWQQQRIFEEILRMMDLAQHDTSESHAVEIAEQTETYIRNHYAEPLSNASLADALHFHYNYLTRCMKRVYGLTPMEYLTDYRLEQAKLLLLKTELSIAGIAERTGFESAAYFSRRFAQQIGISPLRFRKRYSR, from the coding sequence ATGGGCCTTTCATTTATACATTTCGCTGCGCCGCCATTTCCTTATTTTCTAGAATGCAATCGCACGGTTTATCAACCCGGGGATCAGCATCCAAATAGAAGCCATATTGGGGTGTTTGATCTACTTATTGTAGAACAAGGCTGTCTATTTATCGGGGAGGACCATAATCAATGGGAGGTTTCGGCGGGACATACACTGCTATTGCTGCCCGATCGCTATCATTACTCCGTTAAGCCATGTGATGAGACCACTTCATTTATATGGATTCATTTTCATACCCTTGCAGATTGGTCTAGCTCTGAGGGTGGACCCGTGTATATCAACCGTGAAACACATTTTCGGCAGTTTCTTACTCATCCGTATACCATTCGAGTGCCACAGTTCGGTCCCCTCCCTGACCCTTTTGAACGGAGTGGACAAGCCGAGATGCTATTACAGCTGTCTACGGGCCGGCGTTCCAGCGCAGTTTGGCAGCAGCAACGGATATTTGAAGAAATACTGCGGATGATGGATCTGGCACAGCATGATACTTCAGAAAGTCACGCGGTGGAAATCGCAGAGCAGACGGAGACTTATATCCGTAATCATTATGCGGAGCCTCTCTCCAATGCCTCACTAGCGGACGCACTGCATTTTCACTATAACTACCTTACTCGCTGCATGAAACGAGTATATGGGCTGACTCCGATGGAGTATTTGACGGATTACCGTTTGGAACAGGCTAAGCTATTGCTGCTTAAGACTGAGCTTTCTATAGCCGGAATCGCAGAACGTACCGGCTTCGAGAGTGCCGCCTACTTCTCGCGTCGATTTGCTCAGCAGATCGGAATCTCTCCGCTTCGCTTTCGCAAGCGTTACTCCCGTTAA
- a CDS encoding glycoside hydrolase family 127 protein — MNKIIQDQEVVKDQTVTIQDDFWGGYIRLVQNVVIPYQYEALHDRALGAEPSHAIANFEIAAGRKTGEFYGWVFQDSDVAKWLEAVGYSLSITRDPELERQADEVIDLVGEAQQEDGYLNTYFTIKEPGKRWTNLNDCHELYCAGHFIEAAVSYYEATGKRKLLDIMCRMVDHIDSVFGPEEGKMQGYDGHQEIELALVKLYRLTGEERYLKLSSFFINERGQQPNFLKEQWDNLGKINFFTGRKEDLDLKYYQSHLPVREQKVAVGHAVRAVYMYTAMADLAAITGDESLREACERLWNNITNKQMYITGGIGSTHRGEAFTFDYDLPNDSVYAETCASIGLIFFAQRMLRISPDARYADVMERALYNNVLGSMAQDGKHYFYVNPLEVWPQACSCNPEKHHVKSERQGWFGCACCPPNVARLLTSLNQYIYTVHGDTLYTNLYIGSNLNTKLSGTDVTIQQECNYPWKGTVSMKINPAEEAEFGIALRIPSWSLGMEFRVNGEALNTAENIEQGYLVIRRMWRAGDIIEVNDPMEAHRIYAHPNLRADAQKVTIQRGPLVYCLESIDNGEPLSSISLKEDGELTASFDETLLGGAVVVEADGLRVDQESWSGGLYSREKASLQAVKVKAVPYYLWGNRGSGEMKVWIPEGSM, encoded by the coding sequence ATGAACAAAATTATACAGGATCAAGAAGTTGTAAAAGATCAAACTGTTACCATTCAAGATGATTTCTGGGGCGGATACATTAGGCTGGTCCAGAACGTTGTTATCCCCTATCAATATGAGGCATTGCACGATAGAGCACTGGGAGCTGAACCCAGTCATGCCATTGCTAATTTTGAGATTGCTGCGGGCCGGAAGACTGGCGAGTTTTACGGCTGGGTATTTCAAGATAGTGATGTGGCTAAGTGGCTGGAGGCTGTTGGTTATTCCTTAAGCATTACACGTGATCCTGAGCTAGAGCGTCAAGCGGATGAAGTGATTGACCTCGTTGGCGAGGCGCAGCAGGAAGATGGATACTTAAATACTTATTTTACGATAAAAGAACCGGGTAAGCGCTGGACCAATTTGAACGATTGTCATGAGCTGTACTGTGCTGGACATTTCATAGAAGCTGCCGTTTCTTATTATGAAGCTACTGGCAAAAGAAAACTGCTCGACATCATGTGCCGAATGGTTGATCATATCGATTCTGTGTTTGGACCGGAAGAAGGCAAAATGCAGGGCTATGATGGGCATCAGGAGATTGAACTCGCGCTCGTTAAGCTGTATCGATTGACAGGTGAGGAACGATATTTGAAGCTCAGCAGCTTTTTTATTAATGAGCGAGGTCAACAGCCGAATTTCTTAAAGGAACAATGGGATAATCTGGGGAAGATCAATTTTTTCACAGGTCGGAAGGAGGATCTTGATTTAAAATATTACCAGAGTCATCTTCCAGTAAGAGAGCAGAAGGTGGCTGTAGGCCATGCTGTACGTGCGGTTTATATGTATACTGCTATGGCTGATCTTGCCGCTATTACTGGAGATGAATCACTACGTGAAGCATGCGAGAGACTGTGGAATAACATTACGAACAAGCAAATGTACATTACAGGCGGGATCGGCTCTACACATAGAGGGGAGGCGTTCACCTTCGATTATGATCTGCCTAACGATTCGGTGTACGCAGAGACTTGTGCCTCTATTGGGTTGATCTTTTTTGCACAGCGTATGCTGAGAATATCACCGGATGCACGTTATGCCGATGTCATGGAGCGGGCGCTTTACAACAATGTACTGGGCTCGATGGCACAAGATGGCAAGCACTATTTTTATGTGAACCCACTGGAAGTATGGCCCCAGGCATGCAGTTGCAACCCGGAGAAACATCATGTGAAGTCTGAACGTCAAGGCTGGTTTGGCTGCGCCTGCTGCCCTCCGAATGTCGCGCGTCTACTTACTTCGCTCAATCAATATATTTACACGGTTCATGGCGATACACTCTATACGAATTTGTATATTGGAAGTAATCTGAACACTAAGCTGAGTGGAACGGATGTTACGATTCAGCAAGAGTGCAACTATCCATGGAAAGGTACAGTCTCGATGAAGATCAATCCGGCAGAGGAAGCGGAGTTCGGAATTGCTTTACGGATTCCATCGTGGAGTCTAGGAATGGAGTTCAGAGTCAATGGTGAAGCGCTGAACACTGCTGAGAACATCGAGCAGGGATACCTCGTTATTCGGAGAATGTGGAGAGCAGGAGACATAATCGAAGTGAATGACCCAATGGAGGCACATCGCATTTACGCTCATCCCAATTTGCGAGCAGATGCTCAAAAAGTAACGATTCAACGCGGACCGCTTGTGTATTGCCTTGAAAGTATCGATAATGGTGAGCCTTTAAGCTCTATTTCTTTAAAAGAAGACGGTGAACTCACGGCGAGTTTTGATGAGACTTTGCTTGGTGGCGCTGTTGTTGTCGAGGCAGATGGACTGCGTGTTGATCAAGAGAGCTGGAGTGGTGGACTTTACAGCAGAGAGAAAGCATCCCTTCAAGCCGTTAAGGTCAAAGCTGTTC